One genomic segment of Aliarcobacter cibarius includes these proteins:
- a CDS encoding acyltransferase family protein, producing MAIGQVTYEITDDVQFATQIVIVAFLLVVFLTIKKSSHTDVFPISVTNELKGLGILTVVFAHFTYMKVNNWEFLYPLSTIAGVGVDLFLLMSGFGLTVGMMKRPMGTLEFYKKRVIKIFIPFWIALIIMFIADFIFLDKNYGFMYMIKSALGFFPTADGFADVNSPFWYITWMMMFYILFPLFFIKKAPWLTAIILAVIALIIGGTNPLDLGSNWLHRLHSVAFSIGIVMAWLLAIKPNEKNKLVESIKNFRDNSNLPRYLVILVMALIVAYVSQHTSAKDWPTVKAILGENYLVEQLACVVIMMAFVVIFVLKKVESKFLAIYGAFSYEVYLIHWPLMGRYDVFFDYLPSWAAVIVWMVVFILVSMLLQKLVTPVSNFVDKITK from the coding sequence ATGGCTATAGGTCAGGTTACATATGAAATTACAGATGATGTTCAATTTGCAACTCAGATTGTAATTGTTGCTTTTTTATTAGTTGTTTTTCTTACTATTAAAAAAAGTTCTCATACGGATGTTTTTCCTATTAGTGTTACAAATGAGTTAAAAGGGTTGGGAATTTTAACCGTTGTATTTGCACATTTTACTTATATGAAAGTAAATAATTGGGAGTTTTTGTATCCTCTTTCTACAATTGCTGGAGTTGGAGTTGATTTATTCCTACTAATGTCAGGGTTTGGACTAACTGTGGGAATGATGAAAAGACCAATGGGTACTTTGGAGTTCTATAAAAAAAGAGTAATTAAAATTTTTATTCCTTTTTGGATAGCTCTAATAATAATGTTTATTGCTGATTTTATTTTCCTAGATAAAAATTATGGATTTATGTATATGATTAAGTCTGCACTTGGATTTTTCCCAACTGCTGATGGTTTTGCTGATGTAAACTCGCCATTTTGGTATATTACTTGGATGATGATGTTTTATATTCTTTTCCCACTATTTTTTATTAAAAAAGCACCTTGGTTAACTGCTATTATCCTTGCAGTTATTGCTTTAATAATTGGAGGAACAAATCCACTTGACCTTGGAAGTAATTGGCTTCATAGACTTCATTCAGTAGCCTTTTCTATAGGTATTGTTATGGCTTGGCTTTTAGCAATCAAACCAAATGAAAAAAATAAATTGGTTGAATCAATTAAAAATTTTAGAGATAATTCAAATCTACCTAGATATTTAGTTATTTTAGTGATGGCTTTAATAGTAGCTTATGTTTCTCAGCATACAAGCGCAAAAGATTGGCCTACAGTAAAAGCGATACTAGGAGAGAACTATTTAGTTGAGCAATTAGCTTGTGTTGTTATTATGATGGCATTTGTAGTTATATTTGTTCTTAAAAAGGTTGAAAGTAAGTTTTTAGCTATTTATGGAGCATTTTCTTATGAAGTTTATCTAATTCACTGGCCATTAATGGGAAGATATGATGTTTTCTTTGATTATTTACCTTCTTGGGCAGCTGTTATTGTGTGGATGGTTGTATTTATTCTTGTAAGTATGCTTTTACAAAAACTTGTAACACCTGTAAGTAATTTTGTTGATAAAATTACAAAATAA
- a CDS encoding class I SAM-dependent methyltransferase — translation MNLQNLEENISINLKDKTDEIKRVFHGRGNFYDNFSFLTVDSLDNTLFATFYEENSEELEIIKILKNLTLSNNFQNLIVQRKYKNSDFFESIYGEIPENFYAIENGLKYKIDFRNRNIGLFFDMKNTREYIKNISKNKSILNLFSYTCAFSVTSIFGGASKVVNIDMGKNSLSIGRQNHHINGLETKNVKFLPHNILKSFGRIKSESPFDIIIIDPPSFQKGSFVATNDYVKIVKRLDSFSNKGSLIVACLNDPFLTSSYLKEIFKEFAPDFKFIKRIENPKEFVSNSDENGLKVLIFEKI, via the coding sequence ATGAATTTACAGAATTTAGAAGAGAATATAAGTATTAATTTAAAAGATAAAACAGATGAAATAAAAAGAGTTTTTCATGGTCGAGGGAATTTCTATGATAATTTTTCATTTTTGACTGTTGATAGCTTAGATAATACACTTTTTGCAACTTTTTATGAAGAAAATTCTGAAGAGTTAGAAATTATTAAAATATTAAAAAATCTAACTTTATCTAATAACTTTCAAAATTTAATAGTTCAAAGAAAGTATAAAAATAGTGACTTTTTCGAATCAATATATGGAGAAATTCCAGAAAATTTTTATGCTATAGAAAATGGTTTGAAGTATAAAATTGATTTTAGAAATAGAAATATTGGTCTGTTTTTTGACATGAAAAATACAAGAGAATATATAAAAAATATATCTAAAAATAAAAGCATATTAAATCTTTTTTCATATACTTGTGCTTTTTCTGTTACATCTATTTTTGGAGGAGCATCAAAAGTTGTAAATATTGATATGGGGAAAAATAGTTTATCTATAGGAAGACAAAATCACCATATAAATGGTTTAGAAACAAAAAATGTTAAATTTCTTCCTCATAATATTTTGAAATCTTTTGGTAGAATTAAAAGTGAATCACCATTTGATATTATAATAATAGATCCTCCATCTTTCCAAAAAGGTTCTTTTGTCGCAACAAATGATTATGTAAAGATTGTAAAAAGATTGGATTCATTTTCTAATAAAGGTTCATTAATAGTAGCTTGTTTAAATGATCCTTTTTTAACTAGTTCGTATTTAAAAGAGATATTCAAAGAGTTTGCTCCTGACTTTAAATTTATAAAAAGAATAGAAAATCCAAAAGAATTTGTCTCAAATAGTGATGAAAATGGACTTAAAGTTTTAATTTTCGAAAAGATTTAG
- a CDS encoding L,D-transpeptidase family protein encodes MLNFKFMISILLLNSYLFSSSINLDLKNYLNKDANSTLVKIDRLKNYYSNNDAKTYWIDKSGIKSISLEFINLVKNDPVYKPNVNKLFKIDELEEKISKLDKSNHSYNKDLFDIEILLTQIYDKYTNYLLKGSINWQAFQEKLKELKLKDIDAQWDRDLVKKDNKQILKEIIEKNDVSIISEKIDTNFPNKKELEDSILALEKIIKSGDYKKLPPFKTLRIGDYGENVKFLRERLFQSNNLQTACKNSVNIENLVTNSVNTEENTNKEEIKENEVIKTISCEEYFDEDLKNAVISFQKQHGLLADGIVGPSTQTFLNKSAKEKINQIRLNIERMRWLPRDFGEKYLLINIPEYNLKIIEKNEIKLNMPVIVGDVKYPTPIFSDKMSYIVLNPTWNIPSSIIKKEVIPKLMEDPNYLNTKEITAFNNWRDESEPVNNKDLIDSIILENPEALEGLRLTQAPGTQNPLGKMKFMFPNKHSVYLHDTPNKYLFANSRRAYSHGCIRLSKPNELLNILSEDNQNIDQNKVTEILKDNKEKSIGLNQKLPIHIIYLTSWVDENGTLQFREDIYNYDKIQKELLF; translated from the coding sequence ATGTTAAACTTCAAATTTATGATATCTATTTTATTGTTAAATAGCTATCTGTTTTCTTCTAGTATCAATTTAGATTTAAAAAATTATTTAAATAAAGATGCTAACTCAACATTAGTAAAAATCGATAGATTAAAAAATTATTATTCAAATAATGATGCTAAAACTTATTGGATAGATAAGAGTGGAATTAAAAGTATCTCTTTAGAATTTATAAATTTAGTTAAAAATGATCCTGTTTATAAACCAAATGTAAATAAACTTTTTAAAATAGATGAACTTGAAGAAAAAATTTCAAAATTGGATAAATCTAATCATTCATACAATAAAGATTTATTTGATATTGAAATATTGCTAACTCAGATTTACGATAAATACACAAATTATTTACTAAAAGGCTCAATTAATTGGCAAGCTTTTCAAGAAAAATTAAAAGAGTTGAAATTAAAGGATATTGATGCCCAGTGGGATAGAGATCTTGTAAAAAAAGATAATAAGCAGATATTAAAAGAGATTATTGAGAAAAATGATGTTTCAATAATTTCAGAAAAAATTGATACTAATTTTCCTAATAAAAAAGAGCTTGAAGATTCTATATTAGCTTTAGAAAAGATTATTAAATCTGGCGATTACAAAAAACTACCTCCTTTTAAAACCCTAAGAATTGGAGATTATGGAGAAAATGTAAAATTCTTAAGGGAGAGACTTTTCCAAAGTAACAATTTACAAACTGCTTGTAAAAATAGTGTAAATATTGAGAATTTAGTTACAAATAGTGTAAATACTGAAGAAAATACAAATAAAGAAGAGATAAAAGAAAATGAAGTAATAAAAACTATATCTTGTGAAGAGTATTTTGATGAAGATTTAAAAAATGCTGTTATTAGTTTTCAAAAACAACATGGTCTTTTAGCAGATGGAATTGTTGGTCCTTCAACACAAACTTTTTTAAATAAAAGTGCAAAAGAAAAAATAAATCAAATTAGATTAAATATAGAAAGAATGAGATGGCTCCCTAGAGATTTTGGAGAAAAATATTTACTAATAAATATTCCTGAATATAATTTAAAAATTATTGAAAAAAATGAAATAAAACTTAACATGCCAGTAATTGTAGGTGATGTAAAATACCCTACTCCAATTTTTTCAGACAAAATGTCGTATATTGTATTAAACCCTACTTGGAATATACCTAGCAGTATAATTAAAAAAGAGGTTATTCCAAAATTAATGGAAGATCCAAACTATCTAAATACAAAAGAGATAACTGCATTTAATAACTGGAGAGATGAGAGTGAACCAGTAAATAACAAAGATTTAATAGATAGCATTATATTAGAGAATCCTGAGGCATTGGAAGGGTTAAGATTAACGCAAGCACCAGGTACTCAAAATCCACTAGGAAAGATGAAATTTATGTTTCCAAACAAGCACTCTGTATACTTGCATGATACACCAAATAAATATCTGTTTGCAAATAGTAGAAGAGCTTATTCTCATGGATGTATAAGACTTTCAAAACCAAATGAACTGTTAAATATACTATCAGAAGATAATCAAAATATTGATCAAAATAAAGTTACAGAAATTTTAAAAGATAATAAAGAAAAATCTATAGGACTAAATCAAAAACTTCCTATTCACATCATCTATCTTACATCTTGGGTTGATGAAAATGGAACTTTACAATTTAGAGAAGATATATATAACTACGACAAAATCCAAAAAGAGTTGCTTTTTTAA
- a CDS encoding DUF4878 domain-containing protein — protein sequence MKTTIKVSILALSSAILFTACGGESPKDATEKFYNSLKNGDVATFKKYSTDSTQRLMGLTFTMGCFDKDLKQENELSACMKTIFKDLNSFKVVDVKENSKVNATVIVEEKTKDNVKNNILELEKLEDQWKVSINK from the coding sequence ATGAAAACTACTATTAAAGTTTCAATTTTAGCGCTTTCAAGTGCTATTTTATTTACAGCTTGTGGAGGAGAGAGTCCAAAAGATGCAACTGAGAAATTTTATAACTCTTTAAAAAATGGAGATGTTGCAACATTTAAAAAATATTCAACAGATTCTACACAAAGATTGATGGGGCTTACATTTACAATGGGATGTTTTGATAAAGATTTAAAACAAGAAAATGAATTATCAGCTTGTATGAAAACTATTTTTAAAGATTTAAATAGTTTCAAAGTAGTTGATGTTAAAGAAAATAGTAAAGTAAATGCAACTGTTATAGTTGAAGAAAAAACAAAAGATAATGTAAAAAACAATATTTTGGAGCTTGAAAAATTAGAAGATCAATGGAAAGTTAGCATTAATAAATAA
- a CDS encoding YiiX/YebB-like N1pC/P60 family cysteine hydrolase codes for MKIRFIVLIFLLFFSYFQVMKFLDKNKESLNSDNIKNMVELKSGDIIFRKEQNILSDMFSNIDKSPYSHLGIVFRKDNELKIYHMEADEKNDDLKIQSILDFTKNAKKIAVYRTKNSFEEEDLKKILDEYEKSKIKFDYSFLLDNDTLYCTEFINEVYFKLFNENLYTYLFDFYGINGITINSILKNTNLEKRYEINF; via the coding sequence ATGAAAATTAGATTCATAGTATTAATATTTTTACTATTTTTTTCTTATTTTCAAGTTATGAAGTTTTTAGACAAAAATAAAGAGAGTCTAAATAGCGATAATATTAAGAATATGGTTGAATTAAAAAGTGGTGATATAATATTTAGGAAAGAACAAAATATTTTAAGTGATATGTTCTCAAATATTGATAAATCCCCTTACTCTCATCTTGGAATAGTTTTTAGAAAAGATAATGAGCTAAAAATTTATCATATGGAAGCTGATGAAAAAAATGATGATTTAAAGATTCAATCTATTTTAGATTTTACAAAAAATGCAAAAAAAATTGCAGTTTATAGAACTAAAAATAGTTTTGAAGAAGAAGATTTAAAAAAAATATTAGATGAATATGAAAAAAGTAAAATAAAGTTTGATTACTCTTTCCTTTTAGATAATGATACTTTATATTGTACAGAGTTTATAAATGAAGTATATTTTAAACTTTTTAATGAAAATTTGTATACTTATTTATTTGATTTTTACGGAATTAATGGAATAACTATAAATAGTATTCTAAAAAATACAAATCTTGAAAAAAGGTATGAAATAAATTTTTGA
- a CDS encoding ATP-binding protein translates to MSNSFNYESLKLFYIGKQKDNNSYVPLVYQNKDLLTHAAIIGMTGSGKTGLGITILEEAAIDNIPSIIIDPKGDMTNLLLTFPNLQTSDFEPWIEEQEAINSGKTIQEFAQSRAELWKKGLEQDFQDISRIEKLKNSADYTIYTPGSDAGVQVSILSSFKAPSKEVLEDNELLVSLINSTVSSILALIEEKADSSLKESILLSSIFLNAFKEQKDLSLEELISLIVTPPFSKIGVFALETFFAQNDRLKLALKLNGIIANPAFSTWIEGEALDISKMLYDENGKAKVSIFSIAHLNDAQRMFFVTILLNQMVAWMRRQEGTTSLKALLYMDEIFGYFPPSSNPPSKQPMLTLLKQARSFGIGIVLSTQNPVDIDYKGLSNIGTWFIGRLQTKQDIDKVIDGLSGANQGINKAQIASLLSNLEKRNFVLNNVNDDGIKVFETRWALSYLKGPIPKDGIKKLMSEKKSLNNKEKISVNTSETKIDISKSIPKPILISNIGELYLYSSQNSNYYMQPYLICSGSVRFVNTSMQIDIEKNLKYKFYLDEKMEEVNFDEKEEFSDLKFETKEKANTNYYELPKFIQNERDLKQIEKDFSDYLYRNSKLTLYKIDSLKLSSKQEENLEDFKIRVQDRLNEKIDLEIEKLKNKYEKENSDFETKISKLYDKLDKEKREATASTTDTILDIGTSILGAFFGKSNAASSLGKIASGAKGANKILKEREDVKIVENEIAVLQEQKASLLNILETEVSKIKEENSISKFQIEEFYINPKRTDIYNLKLELLWQEQ, encoded by the coding sequence ATGTCAAATTCATTTAATTATGAGAGTTTAAAACTATTTTATATAGGAAAACAAAAAGATAATAACAGTTATGTTCCTCTTGTTTATCAAAATAAGGATTTATTAACTCATGCTGCAATTATTGGTATGACAGGAAGTGGGAAAACTGGGCTTGGAATAACTATTCTTGAAGAAGCAGCTATAGATAACATACCTTCAATAATAATAGACCCAAAGGGAGATATGACAAATTTACTTCTTACATTTCCAAATCTTCAAACTAGTGATTTTGAACCTTGGATAGAAGAACAAGAAGCGATTAATAGTGGAAAAACTATACAAGAATTTGCGCAAAGTCGTGCAGAACTTTGGAAAAAAGGATTAGAACAAGATTTCCAAGATATTTCAAGAATTGAAAAACTAAAAAATTCTGCTGATTATACTATTTATACTCCCGGAAGTGATGCAGGAGTTCAAGTTTCTATTCTTAGTTCATTCAAAGCTCCTTCAAAAGAAGTATTAGAAGATAATGAACTATTAGTCTCTTTGATTAACTCCACTGTAAGCTCTATTTTGGCTCTTATTGAAGAAAAAGCTGATTCAAGTTTAAAAGAGTCAATTTTATTATCTTCTATATTTTTAAATGCCTTTAAAGAACAAAAAGATTTATCACTTGAAGAGTTAATTAGCCTTATTGTAACTCCACCTTTTTCAAAAATTGGGGTTTTTGCTTTAGAGACTTTTTTTGCACAAAATGACAGATTGAAACTAGCATTAAAACTAAATGGAATCATAGCAAATCCAGCTTTTTCAACTTGGATAGAAGGAGAAGCTCTCGATATTTCAAAAATGCTTTATGATGAAAATGGGAAAGCAAAAGTAAGTATATTTTCAATTGCTCATTTAAATGATGCTCAAAGAATGTTTTTTGTAACTATTTTATTAAACCAAATGGTTGCATGGATGAGAAGACAAGAAGGAACAACTTCTTTAAAAGCCCTACTTTACATGGATGAAATTTTTGGATATTTTCCCCCTTCGAGTAATCCTCCTTCAAAACAACCGATGCTTACACTATTAAAACAAGCAAGAAGTTTTGGAATAGGAATAGTATTATCTACTCAAAATCCAGTTGATATAGATTATAAAGGTTTATCTAATATTGGAACTTGGTTTATAGGAAGACTTCAGACAAAACAAGATATTGACAAAGTAATAGATGGTCTAAGTGGAGCTAATCAAGGTATAAATAAAGCTCAAATAGCATCTCTTTTATCAAATTTAGAAAAAAGAAATTTTGTTTTAAACAATGTAAATGATGATGGAATTAAAGTATTTGAAACAAGATGGGCACTATCATATCTAAAAGGTCCAATTCCAAAAGATGGAATAAAAAAACTTATGAGTGAAAAGAAATCCTTAAATAACAAAGAAAAAATATCTGTAAATACTAGTGAAACAAAAATCGATATCTCAAAAAGTATTCCTAAACCAATTTTAATAAGTAATATTGGAGAGTTATATCTATATAGTTCTCAAAACAGTAATTACTATATGCAACCATATCTTATATGCTCAGGTTCTGTTAGATTTGTAAATACATCTATGCAAATTGATATTGAGAAAAATTTAAAATATAAGTTCTATCTTGATGAAAAAATGGAAGAAGTAAATTTTGATGAAAAAGAAGAGTTTTCTGATTTAAAATTTGAAACAAAAGAAAAAGCAAATACTAATTACTACGAACTACCTAAATTTATTCAAAATGAAAGAGATTTGAAACAAATTGAAAAAGATTTTTCTGATTATTTATATAGAAATTCTAAGCTTACTTTATACAAAATTGATTCTTTAAAATTATCTTCAAAACAAGAAGAAAATTTAGAAGATTTTAAAATTAGAGTTCAAGATAGATTAAATGAAAAAATCGATTTAGAAATAGAAAAATTAAAAAATAAATATGAAAAAGAGAATAGTGATTTTGAAACTAAAATATCAAAGTTATATGATAAATTAGATAAAGAAAAAAGAGAAGCTACAGCCTCTACAACCGATACAATTTTAGATATAGGGACTTCAATTTTAGGTGCTTTTTTTGGTAAAAGCAATGCTGCTTCTAGCTTAGGGAAAATAGCTAGTGGAGCAAAAGGAGCAAATAAAATTTTAAAAGAGAGAGAAGATGTAAAAATTGTAGAAAATGAAATAGCAGTGTTACAAGAGCAAAAAGCTTCTCTTTTAAATATTTTAGAAACTGAAGTATCAAAAATTAAAGAAGAAAATTCAATATCAAAATTTCAAATTGAAGAGTTCTATATAAATCCAAAAAGAACTGACATTTACAACCTAAAATTAGAACTTTTATGGCAAGAACAATAA